One window of Robiginitalea biformata HTCC2501 genomic DNA carries:
- a CDS encoding SRPBCC family protein — MEGLSFEEFTKKIYIAAPLGRIYTSWATQAGICSWFLKEAAYHAPDGSRRGPEEPVQAGDRYAWKWHQFDGEETGTLLEADGKQHIAFSFAGDCRVRVSLEEGAGRVLVCLRQYNIPTDEKSKLMYHYGCSTGWTFWLANLKAWLEHGILLNDRGTDLLEDPRAGYEFVNI; from the coding sequence ATGGAAGGTTTGTCCTTTGAGGAATTCACCAAAAAGATCTATATCGCCGCACCGCTCGGACGGATCTACACGAGTTGGGCAACACAAGCGGGCATTTGTTCCTGGTTCCTCAAGGAAGCCGCCTACCATGCGCCCGACGGCAGCCGACGCGGCCCTGAAGAGCCGGTGCAGGCCGGCGACCGATACGCCTGGAAGTGGCACCAGTTTGACGGAGAAGAAACCGGCACCCTCCTGGAAGCCGATGGGAAACAGCACATCGCCTTCAGCTTCGCAGGCGATTGCCGGGTTCGGGTTAGCCTGGAGGAAGGCGCGGGCCGGGTCCTGGTTTGCCTGAGGCAATACAACATCCCCACAGACGAGAAAAGCAAACTGATGTACCATTACGGCTGCAGCACGGGATGGACTTTCTGGTTGGCCAACCTGAAGGCCTGGCTGGAACACGGCATCCTGCTAAACGACCGGGGAACCGACCTCCTGGAAGATCCGCGGGCCGGGTATGAATTTGTTAATATCTGA
- a CDS encoding serine hydrolase: MVSGCTGTGRQTDRDPLETILASDDPAIARVMADPDKFEVQVRYTRIFRNGDSVRLAPYDYRVDATSYHYPASTVKFPIAVLALEKLARLDSLDRHTRYYIEGDSVEETFAGDIRAVFAVSDNHANNRLFEFLGQDAINAGLAEKQAGPARISHRLGYHRDETTTQPLVVYRNDTVTAQSRPIQNQPPKRLELTGIRKGFGYMEDGRLVEEPFDFGLKNYLPLTTLDGLLKRVVFPGNFPEGQRFRITGEQREFLLEAMSRLPREAGYEEALYPDGYCKFFMFGDSEARIPETVRIYNKVGFAYGTLTDCAYITDRENDVEFLLAATILVNENGVFNDDQYEYEEIGIPFLAALGRAAHAYELAHKAN; this comes from the coding sequence ATGGTATCGGGCTGTACAGGAACCGGGCGCCAAACAGACAGGGACCCGCTGGAAACCATCCTGGCCTCCGACGACCCGGCCATCGCCCGGGTGATGGCAGACCCCGATAAATTTGAGGTACAGGTCCGGTATACGCGAATATTCAGAAACGGGGATTCCGTCCGGCTGGCGCCCTACGACTACCGGGTGGACGCAACATCATACCACTACCCGGCCAGCACAGTGAAGTTCCCGATCGCTGTCCTGGCCCTGGAGAAGCTCGCACGGCTGGACAGCCTGGACCGCCATACGAGGTACTACATCGAGGGGGACAGCGTGGAGGAGACCTTTGCCGGGGATATCCGGGCTGTTTTTGCCGTAAGCGACAACCACGCAAACAACCGGCTGTTTGAATTCCTGGGGCAGGATGCCATCAATGCGGGCCTGGCGGAAAAGCAGGCAGGCCCTGCCCGGATATCGCACCGGTTGGGGTACCACCGGGACGAAACAACCACACAGCCCCTGGTAGTTTATCGCAACGATACGGTGACGGCCCAGTCCCGCCCGATTCAGAATCAACCCCCAAAAAGACTGGAACTCACAGGGATTCGCAAGGGATTCGGGTATATGGAGGATGGCAGGCTCGTTGAAGAACCCTTCGATTTCGGCCTGAAAAACTACCTGCCCCTAACCACCCTGGACGGCTTGTTGAAACGCGTGGTCTTTCCTGGGAATTTCCCGGAGGGGCAGCGATTCCGGATTACCGGGGAACAACGGGAATTCCTTCTGGAGGCGATGTCCCGGTTGCCCAGGGAAGCCGGATACGAGGAAGCCCTCTACCCGGACGGTTATTGCAAATTTTTCATGTTTGGCGACTCGGAGGCGCGTATCCCCGAAACGGTCCGGATCTACAACAAGGTGGGGTTTGCCTACGGGACATTGACGGACTGCGCGTATATCACGGATCGGGAAAACGACGTGGAATTCCTGCTTGCGGCCACTATCCTGGTCAATGAAAACGGGGTCTTCAACGACGACCAGTACGAGTACGAGGAAATCGGCATCCCCTTCCTGGCAGCCCTGGGACGGGCGGCACACGCCTACGAACTAGCTCATAAAGCCAATTGA
- the rny gene encoding ribonuclease Y, whose translation MDITTIAIALVVGLGIGFAIAKLLEKGQASKTIAAAKKESAAILKDARAEGENIKKEKIYQAKEKFLELKAEHEKVILSKDKKITEAEKRTRDKESQVSSELARNKKLNEELEKQLEEIASKREFFERKQGELEKLHNSQVQQLEVISGLSAEEAKGQLLESLKETAKTDAMAYLQTTLEETKMTAQQEAKKIIVNTIQRIGTEEAIENCVSVFNLESDDVKGRIIGREGRNIRALEAATGVEIIVDDTPEAIILSCFDSVRREVARLSLHKLVTDGRIHPARIEEIVRKTEKQIEQEIVEVGKRTVIDLGIHGLHPELIRTVGRMKYRSSYGQNLLQHSREVAKLCGVMAAELGLNPKLAKRAGLLHDIGKVPNTETELETPHAILGMQWAEKYGEKPDVCNAIGAHHDEIEMKSLIAPVVQVCDAISGARPGARRQVLDSYIQRLKDLEEIAFGFGGVQKAYAIQAGRELRVIVESEKVSDEKAAQLSFEISQKIQTDMTYPGQVKVTVIRETRSVNVAK comes from the coding sequence ATGGACATTACAACGATAGCCATCGCCCTGGTGGTTGGGTTGGGGATCGGTTTTGCCATTGCCAAGCTCCTTGAAAAGGGACAGGCTTCCAAGACCATTGCCGCGGCCAAAAAGGAATCCGCGGCCATCCTGAAGGATGCCCGGGCCGAAGGGGAGAATATCAAAAAAGAAAAGATTTACCAGGCCAAGGAGAAGTTCCTGGAGCTCAAGGCAGAGCACGAAAAAGTTATCCTCAGCAAAGACAAGAAGATCACGGAAGCCGAGAAAAGGACCCGCGACAAGGAATCCCAGGTAAGCAGCGAACTGGCGCGCAACAAAAAACTGAACGAAGAACTCGAAAAGCAGTTGGAGGAAATTGCCAGCAAACGGGAGTTCTTTGAGCGGAAACAGGGGGAACTCGAAAAACTGCACAACAGCCAGGTTCAACAGCTCGAAGTAATCTCGGGCCTCTCGGCCGAAGAAGCCAAGGGCCAGTTGCTCGAGTCTCTCAAGGAAACCGCTAAGACGGATGCCATGGCCTACCTGCAGACCACCCTTGAGGAAACCAAGATGACTGCCCAGCAGGAAGCCAAGAAAATCATCGTCAACACCATTCAGCGCATCGGCACCGAAGAGGCTATCGAGAATTGCGTTTCGGTTTTCAACCTGGAATCCGACGACGTCAAGGGTAGGATCATCGGGCGGGAAGGCCGGAATATCCGGGCACTGGAAGCCGCAACGGGTGTGGAAATCATCGTGGACGACACCCCGGAGGCCATCATCCTCTCCTGTTTTGATTCCGTCCGCAGGGAAGTGGCGCGTCTGTCCCTTCACAAGCTGGTCACCGACGGCCGGATCCATCCGGCGCGTATCGAGGAGATTGTCCGCAAGACCGAAAAGCAGATTGAACAGGAAATTGTCGAGGTAGGGAAGCGCACCGTGATCGACCTGGGCATCCACGGCCTCCACCCGGAACTCATCCGGACGGTGGGGCGGATGAAGTATCGCTCCTCCTACGGCCAAAACCTCCTGCAGCACTCCCGTGAGGTTGCCAAACTATGCGGGGTGATGGCTGCCGAGCTCGGGTTGAACCCGAAACTCGCCAAACGGGCCGGCTTGTTGCACGATATCGGCAAGGTGCCGAACACGGAAACCGAACTGGAAACCCCCCACGCCATCCTCGGGATGCAGTGGGCCGAGAAATACGGGGAAAAGCCCGACGTGTGCAATGCCATCGGCGCCCACCACGACGAGATTGAAATGAAATCGCTGATCGCACCGGTGGTCCAGGTTTGCGATGCTATCAGCGGGGCGCGGCCGGGTGCACGGCGCCAGGTGCTCGACTCCTATATCCAGCGACTCAAGGATCTGGAGGAAATTGCCTTTGGCTTCGGGGGCGTCCAGAAGGCCTATGCGATCCAGGCGGGAAGGGAACTTCGCGTGATTGTGGAAAGCGAAAAAGTCAGCGACGAGAAGGCTGCCCAGTTGTCGTTTGAAATTTCCCAGAAGATCCAGACGGATATGACCTACCCGGGGCAGGTAAAAGTCACGGTAATCCGGGAAACACGTTCGGTAAACGTGGCGAAGTAA
- a CDS encoding SRPBCC family protein, giving the protein MKYTCEITIDLPRDRMVAILDNPENMKHWQRGLESYKQISGQPRQEGAQMELAYQMGKRHLVMVETLIKYNPPHELHTTYDTKGVHNIQKNYFKEVDANTSKWISESEFQFSSFGMKLMGWLMPGAFRKQSQKYLEDFKRFAETGESVAGQ; this is encoded by the coding sequence ATGAAATACACTTGCGAAATCACCATAGACCTGCCCAGGGACCGCATGGTGGCCATACTGGATAACCCGGAAAACATGAAACACTGGCAACGGGGCCTGGAGTCTTACAAACAAATTTCCGGGCAACCCCGACAGGAAGGCGCCCAGATGGAGCTCGCCTACCAAATGGGCAAACGCCACCTGGTGATGGTGGAGACCCTTATCAAGTACAACCCGCCCCATGAATTGCACACCACCTACGATACCAAGGGGGTGCACAATATCCAGAAAAACTATTTTAAGGAGGTGGATGCAAACACCTCCAAATGGATTTCCGAATCGGAATTCCAGTTTTCCTCTTTCGGGATGAAGCTGATGGGGTGGCTGATGCCCGGGGCGTTCAGGAAACAATCCCAGAAGTATCTGGAGGATTTCAAGCGATTTGCGGAAACCGGGGAGTCCGTAGCGGGCCAGTGA